In one Modestobacter sp. L9-4 genomic region, the following are encoded:
- a CDS encoding type Z 30S ribosomal protein S14 — translation MAKKALVNKAARTPKFKVRGYTRCQRCGRPHAVFRKFGLCRICVREMAHAGELPGVTKSSW, via the coding sequence ATGGCCAAGAAGGCTCTTGTCAACAAGGCAGCCCGCACCCCGAAGTTCAAGGTGCGCGGCTACACCCGCTGCCAGCGGTGCGGTCGTCCGCACGCGGTGTTCCGCAAGTTCGGCCTCTGCCGGATCTGCGTGCGGGAGATGGCCCACGCCGGCGAGCTGCCCGGCGTGACCAAGTCCAGCTGGTGA